In Alteromonas mediterranea DE, a single genomic region encodes these proteins:
- a CDS encoding M2 family metallopeptidase, translating to MLNHKRTLIAALVSLSLIGCGESTTQTETQAALTAKDAKQFLQQAQDDIAKMQVPAAHAEWSYATNINFDTAAVSAYFNEVLSTKVAKLAKEAAKFNDVDVDSDTRRQLDLLKNGLTMPPPADAAKAERLAKIGSDLSAMYGSGEYCSEDGTCKSLVEMSSEMATLRDADKLLEYWAGWREISKPMAPLYAEQVELANEGAAELGFENVSALWRGKYDMPADEFPKELDRLWTQVEPFYESLHCHVRAKLGEHYGENVVPQDKPIPAHLLGNMWAQSWGNIYDIVKPQQEMQVPDVTAALAEQGYDEIAMVKQAESFFSSLGFEELPDTFWERSMFQKPEGRDVQCHASAWDLDDKDDLRIKMCIQKTGEEFNVIHHELGHNYYQRAYKDQPLLYRGSANDGFHEAIGDTIALSITPKYLKQIDLIDEIPDASNDIGMLMQVALDKIAFIPFGLMVDQWRWKVMSGEVTPDQYNDLWWELREKYQGVMAPVERSANAFDPGAKYHVPANVPYTRYFLAHILQFQFHKALCDIAGDEGPLNRCSIYGSKEAGKALNEMLEMGMSQPWQNALETLTGSPQMDASTIADYFAPLKTWLDKQNATRQCGW from the coding sequence ATGCTCAATCATAAACGTACTCTGATAGCAGCACTGGTAAGCCTATCGCTTATAGGATGTGGCGAAAGTACTACGCAGACAGAAACCCAAGCGGCACTGACCGCAAAAGACGCAAAACAGTTCCTCCAGCAAGCACAAGATGATATTGCGAAGATGCAGGTACCCGCTGCGCACGCAGAATGGAGCTATGCGACCAATATCAATTTCGATACCGCTGCGGTAAGCGCCTACTTTAATGAAGTGCTATCAACAAAAGTAGCAAAGTTAGCCAAAGAAGCGGCCAAATTTAATGATGTAGATGTGGACAGTGATACCCGCAGACAACTCGATTTATTAAAAAATGGCTTAACCATGCCACCACCTGCAGATGCAGCTAAAGCTGAGCGCTTAGCCAAGATTGGCTCAGACCTAAGTGCCATGTACGGCTCGGGTGAGTATTGTAGCGAAGATGGGACGTGCAAAAGCTTAGTAGAAATGAGCAGTGAAATGGCCACCCTTCGTGACGCCGATAAATTATTAGAATATTGGGCAGGCTGGCGCGAAATATCTAAACCAATGGCACCGCTTTACGCAGAACAAGTGGAGCTGGCAAATGAAGGCGCGGCAGAGCTGGGTTTTGAAAATGTGAGTGCACTGTGGCGCGGCAAATATGATATGCCTGCTGATGAGTTTCCCAAAGAGCTAGACCGCTTGTGGACGCAAGTAGAACCTTTTTATGAATCACTTCATTGTCATGTACGCGCAAAGCTTGGTGAACATTACGGTGAAAATGTAGTACCTCAAGACAAACCCATTCCGGCCCACCTTTTAGGCAATATGTGGGCACAGTCGTGGGGTAACATTTACGATATCGTAAAACCTCAACAAGAAATGCAGGTACCAGATGTAACCGCTGCGTTGGCTGAACAAGGCTATGACGAAATCGCTATGGTTAAACAGGCTGAATCATTTTTCTCATCCCTAGGCTTTGAGGAACTGCCAGATACGTTCTGGGAACGCTCTATGTTTCAAAAACCAGAAGGCCGTGACGTACAATGCCATGCTTCTGCGTGGGATTTAGATGACAAAGACGACCTTCGCATAAAAATGTGTATTCAAAAGACAGGCGAAGAGTTCAACGTTATTCACCATGAATTAGGTCACAACTATTATCAGCGCGCCTATAAAGATCAGCCACTGCTCTATCGCGGTTCAGCTAACGACGGTTTCCATGAAGCGATTGGCGACACTATCGCACTATCGATTACGCCTAAATACCTTAAACAAATTGATTTGATTGATGAAATCCCAGATGCGTCGAATGATATCGGCATGTTGATGCAGGTAGCGCTTGATAAGATCGCGTTTATTCCTTTTGGTTTAATGGTTGACCAATGGCGTTGGAAGGTGATGTCGGGGGAAGTAACACCTGACCAATACAATGACCTGTGGTGGGAGCTTCGAGAGAAGTATCAAGGTGTGATGGCACCTGTCGAGCGAAGTGCAAATGCCTTTGACCCAGGTGCAAAGTATCATGTACCAGCAAATGTACCCTACACGCGCTATTTCCTAGCGCACATCCTTCAATTCCAGTTCCACAAAGCCTTGTGTGATATAGCTGGTGATGAAGGCCCGCTAAATCGCTGCTCTATTTACGGCAGTAAAGAAGCCGGTAAGGCGCTAAACGAGATGCTGGAAATGGGCATGAGTCAACCGTGGCAGAACGCGTTAGAGACACTAACGGGCTCGCCGCAAATGGATGCTAGCACCATTGCTGATTACTTCGCGCCGCTCAAAACGTGGTTAGATAAGCAAAATGCGACACGCCAGTGCGGTTGGTAG